A region from the Aegilops tauschii subsp. strangulata cultivar AL8/78 chromosome 5, Aet v6.0, whole genome shotgun sequence genome encodes:
- the LOC109754990 gene encoding uncharacterized protein: MSIRRLGASDFRGVRERRSGAFSAEIWFREKRLVLGTFDTAEEAARAHNAAAWRLPRPRRDMNFPNVSSQRAQDLVPLPRLFTDEDRRVHRRRQRRLAIAEKDVEALVVWRGGFPQDIVDERQFYKQLRSERDARRRERAAYRKDKRSRKQAAQLKLKLRETSGWEFEDEQLADTYLQTSEEDITESESESDD, from the coding sequence ATGTCGATCCGCCGCCTGGGCGCTTCGGATTTTCGCGGAGTCCGCGAGCGccgctccggcgccttctccgcCGAGATCTGGTTTCGCGAGAAACGTCTCGTCCTCGGCACCTTCGACACCGCAGAGGAGGCGGCCCGCGCGCAcaacgcggcggcgtggcgcctcccgAGGCCTCGTCGGGATATGAATTTTCCCAACGTGTCGAGCCAGCGGGCGCAGGATCTGGTGCCTCTCCCGCGGCTtttcaccgacgaggatcgtcgtgtCCACCGGAGGCGGCAGCGTCGCCTCGCCATCGCAGAGAAGGACGTGGAAGCCTTGGTGGTGTGGCGCGGaggcttcccgcaggacatcgtCGACGAGCGCCAGTTCTACAAGCAATTGAGATCGGAGAGGGACGCGAGGAGGagggagcgagccgcctatcggaAGGACAAGCGTTCGCGGAAGCAGGCAGCTCAATTGAAACTGAAGCTACGAGAAACGTCGGGTTGGGAATTTGAAGACGAGCAGCTTGCTGACACCTACcttcagacgtcggaggaggacattaccGAGTCGGAGTCAGAAAGCGACGACTAG